From Terriglobales bacterium, one genomic window encodes:
- a CDS encoding carboxypeptidase regulatory-like domain-containing protein — protein sequence MKQRLYKFVRVFCLFSVLSVAPFAAAQTSSTTGAITGTVIDPSGAVVADANVKLSNETIGVSRDTKTQPNGTFTFAFLQPASGYSVTVEHSGFQVAVAKDITVLVTQVTTANIHLIVGGASVKVEVSGAAEVVQTTNPTLGATLPSTVVTNIPLATRNPFELLATDAGVSTNLSSPSATILQGSTAMFVTGSRDTANNYMLNGVDANNFEFHSLALGVVPIPNPDAVQEFRTQTSLYDATTGFSGGGNVTLITRSGTSSFHGTAYEYFRNTVLNANDFFLNRAGKPRPIMKQNQFGGSLGGPIGHPATNKGYFFVNYEGMRQRNGVAGSGSGFFPVFPSTRDANSLAAAFGVPANQIDPVALKILQHSGPFGGFLVPSGQGSVGQLLQPWVFSAPVAYSANQVNGRFDRSFSTAAIPHNLAVSYFYSKGLFFNPSGANGGAGQPYQYPLRNDNLSVRDTQMFSSTVINEIVAGFTYNIRDISSRNPVKPSDVGMTRFNESYAPALPSLLFDDGTSSFAGASVSVEQKQHNFSSDVRDTISWAHGKHTIRVGGEYRPYQFNFAPSPDRGSLEFSTFQDFLRGAPYYISLGSGLQRFAFRARDISSFIQDDFRVTNRLTLNLGLRWDYLGNTTEKNNRISNFDPNLVDPNTALYGGSGYQNAFVLPSALPNFGTPGASRSTLSDKGDSKFAPRVGFALDVFGNGKLALRGGFGMYYERLAAMQALQTISNPPFATSAVTVYDPSNPPKMNLANPFPTLPTPDKFPIWPSSWPTLTGLTTSGAPIFNGDQFYVSAIDRNIQPPYKESWNLALQYAFLKNWTAELGYAGSHGVKLQTALNPNSSELRNASNAGPFGIVTNSVANRDARVPFVGIANGGIFYMAGNGSSIYHAMLLTVSHQMSKNLFFKAAYTWSKSIDDTASTVGFEPGIGNPGNPWLTSLNRGLSTFDTPHRLVITYLYDLPGPTQNWSKHLIGGWAVSGLTTLQSGLPGYVTQSVFSTSLSGVSGYGVILPNCSLTLGLNTSTSTIQYLDPACVSRTPLVTGTIGPMSPFYGPGNQIYTVTGSGRLIGPSNRGVFRAPFQQRFDMALVKSFPIRALGDQTFVRFRADFFKLLNTPIFAGPSSTAALSSFGKITKTIDNSGRQIQFALRLDF from the coding sequence ATGAAACAGCGGCTATACAAATTTGTTCGCGTGTTTTGTCTATTTTCGGTTCTCAGTGTCGCCCCGTTCGCGGCGGCTCAGACCAGTTCGACTACGGGCGCGATTACGGGCACAGTGATTGATCCCAGCGGCGCAGTAGTCGCCGACGCCAATGTGAAGCTCAGTAACGAAACGATCGGCGTCTCCCGCGACACCAAGACACAGCCCAACGGGACCTTCACGTTCGCGTTCCTGCAGCCAGCCTCCGGATACTCCGTGACTGTGGAGCACTCCGGCTTCCAGGTGGCCGTGGCGAAAGACATTACTGTGCTTGTGACGCAGGTCACTACGGCGAACATCCACCTCATTGTGGGCGGGGCCAGTGTGAAGGTGGAAGTGAGCGGCGCAGCCGAGGTCGTTCAAACCACGAACCCGACTCTCGGCGCCACCTTGCCTTCCACCGTGGTGACAAACATTCCGCTGGCCACGCGGAATCCGTTTGAGCTGCTGGCGACAGACGCCGGAGTGAGTACGAATCTTTCCTCGCCCTCGGCAACGATTCTGCAAGGATCGACAGCGATGTTCGTGACTGGATCGCGCGACACCGCGAACAACTACATGCTGAATGGCGTTGATGCCAACAATTTCGAGTTTCACTCGCTGGCATTGGGGGTGGTGCCGATCCCCAATCCCGACGCGGTCCAGGAGTTTCGTACCCAAACCAGCTTGTATGACGCGACTACCGGATTCAGCGGCGGCGGCAATGTGACCCTGATCACGCGGTCTGGAACGTCGAGTTTTCACGGCACGGCATACGAATACTTCCGTAACACGGTGTTGAACGCGAACGATTTCTTCCTCAACCGCGCCGGCAAGCCGAGGCCGATCATGAAGCAGAATCAGTTCGGCGGCTCGCTGGGCGGGCCGATCGGCCATCCCGCGACGAACAAGGGGTATTTCTTTGTCAACTACGAAGGAATGCGTCAGCGCAACGGTGTGGCCGGCTCGGGCAGCGGGTTCTTCCCAGTGTTTCCTAGCACACGCGACGCCAACAGCCTGGCCGCCGCTTTCGGAGTGCCTGCAAACCAAATCGATCCGGTGGCACTGAAGATTCTCCAGCACTCCGGTCCCTTTGGCGGTTTCCTGGTTCCGAGCGGCCAAGGCTCGGTTGGCCAGCTCCTCCAGCCCTGGGTATTTTCCGCGCCAGTCGCTTACAGCGCCAATCAGGTGAACGGGCGCTTCGACCGATCGTTCTCGACCGCCGCCATCCCCCATAATCTGGCTGTCAGCTACTTCTACAGCAAGGGCCTGTTCTTCAACCCTTCCGGCGCCAACGGCGGCGCCGGGCAGCCATACCAATATCCGTTGCGTAACGACAACTTATCCGTTCGCGACACGCAAATGTTCTCGAGCACGGTCATCAACGAGATCGTCGCCGGGTTCACCTATAACATCCGCGACATTTCCTCCAGAAATCCGGTCAAACCATCCGACGTAGGCATGACGCGGTTTAACGAGTCATACGCGCCTGCCCTCCCCAGCCTCTTGTTCGACGACGGTACGTCAAGCTTCGCCGGGGCCAGCGTCTCGGTCGAGCAGAAGCAGCACAACTTCTCCAGCGACGTTCGCGACACGATCTCGTGGGCGCATGGGAAACACACGATCCGCGTCGGCGGCGAGTATCGCCCATACCAATTCAATTTCGCGCCCTCCCCCGACCGCGGCAGCCTGGAATTTTCGACATTCCAGGATTTCCTCCGTGGCGCCCCGTATTACATCTCGCTCGGCAGCGGGCTGCAGCGGTTTGCGTTCCGCGCACGCGATATCAGCTCCTTTATCCAGGACGATTTCCGCGTCACCAATCGGCTAACGCTGAACCTTGGCTTGCGCTGGGACTACCTCGGAAACACTACCGAGAAGAACAACCGCATTTCCAACTTCGATCCCAACCTCGTGGATCCGAACACAGCCCTTTACGGCGGGTCCGGGTACCAGAATGCGTTTGTCCTGCCCTCAGCGCTCCCCAATTTTGGTACGCCGGGCGCCTCCCGTTCCACGCTGAGCGACAAGGGAGATTCCAAGTTCGCCCCACGCGTCGGCTTCGCGCTTGATGTTTTCGGGAATGGCAAGCTGGCTCTGCGCGGCGGATTTGGCATGTACTACGAGCGGCTCGCCGCCATGCAGGCACTGCAGACAATCAGCAACCCACCGTTCGCTACAAGCGCAGTCACCGTTTACGATCCAAGTAACCCGCCGAAAATGAACCTAGCGAATCCTTTCCCGACCTTGCCCACTCCCGACAAGTTTCCGATTTGGCCGTCAAGCTGGCCGACTTTGACCGGTCTGACCACCAGTGGAGCGCCCATCTTCAATGGCGATCAGTTTTACGTCTCGGCCATTGATCGCAACATACAGCCCCCGTACAAGGAATCGTGGAACCTGGCCTTGCAGTACGCGTTCCTGAAGAATTGGACGGCGGAACTGGGCTACGCCGGCTCTCACGGAGTCAAGCTGCAGACCGCTCTCAACCCGAACTCGTCAGAACTGCGCAACGCCAGCAATGCAGGTCCGTTCGGGATCGTGACCAACAGCGTCGCGAACCGCGACGCCCGCGTGCCCTTTGTCGGCATCGCGAATGGCGGCATTTTCTATATGGCGGGAAACGGCAGTTCGATCTACCACGCCATGCTGCTCACGGTCAGTCACCAGATGTCGAAGAACCTTTTCTTCAAGGCGGCCTACACTTGGTCCAAGTCGATCGACGACACTGCATCAACCGTTGGCTTCGAGCCGGGAATCGGTAATCCCGGCAATCCTTGGCTCACCAGCCTGAACCGTGGCCTGTCCACGTTCGATACGCCGCATCGCTTGGTGATCACGTATCTGTACGATTTGCCTGGACCGACGCAGAATTGGAGCAAGCATCTGATCGGCGGGTGGGCGGTTTCTGGTCTGACCACGCTCCAGTCCGGACTGCCCGGCTATGTCACCCAATCCGTATTCTCGACCTCGCTGAGTGGTGTTTCTGGTTACGGTGTGATTCTTCCCAACTGCAGCCTGACCCTCGGTCTGAACACAAGTACGTCTACCATCCAATACTTGGATCCTGCTTGCGTTTCCAGGACGCCGTTGGTCACCGGCACGATTGGCCCGATGTCGCCCTTCTACGGACCCGGGAACCAGATTTACACGGTTACCGGGAGCGGGCGATTGATTGGCCCAAGCAACCGCGGCGTCTTTCGCGCACCATTCCAGCAACGGTTCGACATGGCGCTGGTGAAGAGCTTCCCCATCCGGGCGCTTGGTGACCAAACGTTCGTGCGCTTCCGGGCTGACTTCTTTAAGCTGCTCAACACTCCGATCTTCGCCGGACCGTCTTCGACGGCAGCCCTGTCAAGCTTCGGGAAGATCACCAAGACCATCGACAACTCAGGGCGGCAGATCCAGTTCGCACTGCGGCTCGACTTCTAG
- a CDS encoding membrane dipeptidase → MITRRSFVSSGLAAAAATTLPDLTAGAKAPSDSSPAEARGVAIDTLVNSGPNFDAKKAIEAGLTGAVIDVAMYPRNFPNAINALADWNAAFRRNPLLMKVLRAGDLMAAKEQKKFGVVLACQDAQILDASTASVNDFNIRNLEFFYDLGIRCLQLTHNERNALGDSFREKSNAGLSYLGENVVAGMNSLGMLIDLSHCGRQTTLEAIRLSKRPCAITHAGCYALCPTARNKSDEEIRALAEKGGVTGIFNMSLWLTKAPTTSINDVVDHIDHVVKVAGIDHVSFGSDGPVLKSDLPDETALQGMQSYYKRNVGLPGAEWLPMHVNVKELNGPERLARLADALSKRGYNADAIDKVVGANFARLFRDVCG, encoded by the coding sequence ATGATCACTCGCAGGAGCTTCGTATCAAGCGGTCTCGCTGCGGCGGCGGCAACCACATTGCCCGACCTCACGGCGGGCGCTAAAGCGCCTTCGGATTCGTCGCCTGCCGAGGCCCGCGGGGTCGCGATCGACACCCTCGTGAACAGCGGGCCCAATTTCGACGCCAAGAAGGCGATCGAAGCCGGGCTTACAGGCGCGGTGATCGATGTGGCCATGTATCCGCGGAATTTTCCGAACGCGATCAATGCCCTTGCCGACTGGAATGCGGCTTTTCGGCGAAACCCGCTTCTGATGAAAGTGCTGCGCGCTGGCGATCTGATGGCGGCCAAGGAACAAAAGAAATTCGGCGTCGTCCTTGCTTGCCAGGATGCTCAGATCCTCGATGCCTCCACGGCCTCGGTGAACGACTTCAACATTCGCAACCTAGAATTTTTCTACGATCTCGGCATCCGTTGCCTGCAGCTCACGCACAATGAGCGCAATGCTTTGGGAGATTCGTTCCGTGAGAAGAGCAACGCGGGTCTCAGCTACCTCGGCGAAAACGTAGTCGCGGGAATGAATTCACTGGGGATGCTCATCGATCTTTCCCATTGCGGCCGGCAAACAACGCTGGAGGCAATTCGCCTTTCCAAGCGGCCGTGTGCAATCACCCACGCAGGTTGTTACGCTCTTTGTCCCACGGCGCGCAACAAGTCCGATGAAGAGATCCGGGCACTGGCCGAGAAAGGCGGCGTCACGGGAATTTTCAATATGAGCCTCTGGTTGACCAAAGCGCCGACGACCTCGATCAACGATGTTGTCGATCATATCGATCACGTCGTGAAGGTTGCGGGGATCGATCATGTCTCCTTCGGCAGCGATGGCCCAGTGCTGAAAAGCGACCTCCCCGATGAAACAGCGCTTCAAGGCATGCAGTCGTATTACAAGCGCAATGTCGGCTTGCCCGGGGCGGAATGGCTGCCAATGCACGTAAATGTCAAAGAACTGAACGGCCCGGAGCGCCTGGCCCGGCTGGCGGACGCACTGTCCAAGCGTGGCTATAACGCCGATGCAATCGACAAGGTCGTTGGCGCCAATTTTGCCCGGCTGTTTCGGGATGTTTGCGGTTAG